In the Ctenopharyngodon idella isolate HZGC_01 chromosome 4, HZGC01, whole genome shotgun sequence genome, one interval contains:
- the LOC127510831 gene encoding mucin-19 — protein MALQQAIFLGIIIVFSGHIYSVFAAQNVCKTYGSGIFYTFNKTAFHLKSTCPVTLTRFTHAGVDCHIIVQRGPNGMMDRVEIIVNKITTLVHNNTVTVEGSRISLPYDHTYQYVFHYGVYTRLQSKVLPLSVTWYSVSNGVSSLWVQLDQVLVEGMSGLCGHQNSTETMQQLITASVLSDGQCLTQDSVAQKNTVCRDVLSHAYECLGTKYQTYMTLCYKNMNGLWHQEANCSFFKELSLLCGSSNPVWSVWRSKSNCSKPLCPGDLHYVEMGPAFPPTCSNPQNYTTELTSTCLPAEGKVLNDHADGYHSINVEECPCVHAKIIYAPGQERRTKCQTCTCIRGKWACSANICPAKCIIEGQFISTFDGKQYSLLDRCTFVAARGLNWTLNIQYSGQAVVIEKAYLNINQVCLFSLSIFFFFFFFFFFFYIFTTFTLIFYVYVYVVDKCTKILGENVASV, from the exons ATGGCTCTGCAACAGGCGATATTTTTAGGAATAATTATTGTATTCTCAG GCCACATCTATTCTGTGTTTGCAGCTCAAA ATGTGTGTAAGACGTATGGCAGCGGCATCTTTTATACCTTcaacaaaacagcatttcatcTGAAGTCCACATGTCCTGTAACGCTCACACGCTTCACTCATGCTGGAGTGGACTGTCATATCATCGTCCAGCGTGGACCGAACGGCATGATGGACAGAGTGGAGATCATCGTGAATAAAATCACGACCCTCGTTCACAATAACACTGTCACAGTGGAAGGCAGCAG AATTTCCCTTCCATACGACCACACCTATCAGTATGTGTTCCATTATGGAGTCTATACCAGGCTCCAAAGCAAAGTTTTGCCATTGTCTGTCACCTGGTACAGTGTCTCTAATGGTGTCAGTTCACTCTGG GTGCAACTGGACCAGGTTTTAGTGGAGGGTATGAGTGGACTTTGTGGGCACCAGAACAGCACAG AAACTATGCAGCAGCTGATAACTGCCAGTGTACTCTCTGATGGGCAATGCCTGACACAAGACTCTGTTGCACAGAAAAACACA GTTTGTAGAGATGTTTTGTCCCATGCTTACGAATGTCTCGGCACTAAATATCAAACCTACATGACTCTatgttataaaaatatgaatggcTTGTGGCATCAGGAAGCAAACTGCTCCTTTTTTAAAGAACTCTCGCTTTTGTGTGGGAGCTCCAATCCAGTGTGGTCAGTATGGAGATCGAAAAGCAACTGCT CCAAACCTCTTTGTCCTGGAGACCTGCACTATGTGGAGATGGGTCCTGCTTTCCCCCCAACCTGCAGCAACCCACAGAATTATACCACAGAATTAACTAGCACCTGCCTGCCTGCTGAAG GAAAGGTCCTGAATGATCATGCTGATGGTTACCATTCCATAAATGTGGAGGAATGTCCATGTGTACATGCGAAAATAATCTATGCACCAGGGCAGGAACGCAGAACAAAGTGCCAGACCTG TACCTGCATCAGAGGCAAATGGGCATGTTCTGCAAACATATGTCCAGCCAAGTGTATTATTGAGGGCCAATTCATCTCTACATTTGATGGCAAACAGTATTCTCTACTAGACAGATGCACATTTGTGGCTGCAAGG GGGCTTAACTGGACATTGAACATTCAGTATTCTGGGCAAGCTGTTGTCATAGAAAAGGCATATCTTAATATTAACCAGGTTTGTCTGTTTTCCTTAtctatattctttttttttttttttttttttttttttttttacattttcacaacctttacattaattttctatgtgtatgtttatgttGTTGACAAATGTACAAAGATTTTAGGAGAAAATGTAGCATCTGTATAA